The following are encoded together in the Streptomyces tsukubensis genome:
- a CDS encoding glycosyltransferase family 2 protein has translation MNAKSDEQSAAAQQTPAVSVIMPVLNEERHLRGAVLAILAQEYAGEMEVVIALGPSTDRTDEIAAELVREDPRVHTVPNPTGRTPAALNAAIKASSHPVVVRVDGHGILSADYIATAVRLLAETGAQNVGGIMHAEGENDWEHAVAAAMTSKIGVGNAAFHTGGEAAPAETVYLGVFRREALERQGGYNEEFIRAQDWELNFRIREAGGLIWFSPQLKVSYRPRPSVRALAKQYKEYGRWRHVVARYHEGSINLRYLAPPTAVCLIVAGVIVGLAVTPWALIVPGGYALAIIAGSLPAGRGLPAKARLQIPVALATMHMSWGWGFLTSPRALARKVIASRRPAVLPGSAESTESTGDVDASGEGVRRA, from the coding sequence ATGAACGCCAAGTCCGATGAGCAGTCCGCTGCCGCCCAGCAGACGCCTGCCGTCTCCGTGATCATGCCGGTACTCAACGAGGAGCGGCATCTGCGCGGCGCCGTCCTGGCCATCCTGGCCCAGGAGTACGCAGGCGAGATGGAAGTCGTGATCGCGCTCGGTCCTTCCACGGACCGTACCGACGAGATCGCCGCCGAGCTGGTCCGCGAGGACCCGCGGGTGCACACCGTGCCCAATCCGACAGGGCGCACGCCCGCCGCCCTCAACGCCGCCATCAAGGCTTCCTCGCACCCGGTGGTGGTGCGCGTGGACGGCCACGGCATCCTCTCGGCCGACTACATCGCCACCGCCGTACGGCTCCTCGCCGAGACCGGTGCGCAGAACGTCGGCGGCATCATGCACGCCGAGGGCGAGAACGACTGGGAGCACGCCGTCGCCGCGGCCATGACCTCCAAGATCGGTGTCGGCAACGCGGCCTTCCACACCGGCGGCGAGGCTGCCCCCGCGGAGACCGTGTATCTGGGAGTGTTCCGGCGGGAGGCGCTGGAGCGCCAGGGCGGCTACAACGAGGAGTTCATCCGCGCCCAGGACTGGGAGCTGAACTTCCGTATCCGCGAGGCCGGCGGCCTCATCTGGTTCTCGCCGCAGCTGAAGGTCTCCTACCGGCCGCGGCCGAGCGTGCGCGCCCTCGCCAAGCAGTACAAGGAGTACGGCCGTTGGCGCCACGTGGTCGCGCGCTACCACGAGGGCTCCATCAACCTGCGTTACCTGGCGCCGCCGACAGCGGTGTGCCTGATCGTCGCGGGTGTCATCGTCGGCCTCGCGGTCACGCCGTGGGCGCTGATCGTGCCCGGCGGCTACGCCCTCGCGATCATCGCGGGGTCGCTCCCCGCGGGCAGGGGACTGCCGGCCAAGGCCAGGCTTCAGATCCCCGTGGCCCTCGCGACGATGCACATGTCCTGGGGCTGGGGCTTCCTGACCAGCCCGCGCGCGCTCGCGAGGAAGGTCATCGCGAGCCGCCGCCCCGCCGTCCTGCCCGGCAGCGCGGAGAGCACGGAGAGCACGGGAGATGTGGACGCGAGCGGCGAGGGCGTCAGGAGGGCCTGA
- a CDS encoding LCP family protein — translation MPKPPRSPAPPPGEGPRPRSGKRRPGPGRRDGRRVAPRWVTRTALGLSMAVLAAAGIGHAVYSELGSGIARIDPFKDMKNRPEAGDGMNVLLVGTDGRDKITPEEKEEYRLGGAPCHCTDTIMIVHISADRSRAGVVSLPRDSYAEMPPHTDQNSGDKHQAHPAKINAAYAEGGPQLTVRTVEHMTKVKIDHYLEVDFTSFMRTVDVLGGVDVCTTKPLADSYTGLDLPAGTHRLNGGQALQYVRSRHVDGAADLGRMQRQQRFLAALIARTTSSGVLLNPVKFRDVAGALFGSVRADKGFGTGEMLNLAKAMHGFRPSSSEFTSVPVGDVSYPVKGIGATVKWDTVKSRQLFDALREDRPLTAHHAKPRTKKVAVAPDQIRVQVETGTGKAGLGERVDAELRATGFDTTGSPGGTEAAPEKRTTVLYDPDWDRSAKSLAAAFPGSELREEPGLGPTLRVVVGTDFKQVTKVRAEEPEASAGGKYGAVTGDEVTCR, via the coding sequence GTGCCCAAGCCGCCCCGGTCCCCCGCCCCGCCACCCGGCGAGGGCCCACGGCCGCGGAGCGGGAAACGGCGACCGGGGCCGGGGCGTCGGGACGGGCGCCGTGTGGCGCCGCGCTGGGTGACGCGTACGGCGCTCGGTCTCTCCATGGCGGTACTCGCAGCGGCGGGCATCGGCCACGCGGTCTACAGCGAGCTCGGCTCGGGGATCGCCAGGATCGACCCCTTCAAGGACATGAAGAACCGGCCGGAGGCGGGCGACGGCATGAACGTCCTGCTCGTGGGGACGGACGGCAGGGACAAGATCACGCCGGAGGAGAAGGAGGAGTACCGGCTCGGTGGCGCGCCCTGCCACTGCACCGACACGATCATGATCGTGCACATCTCGGCCGACAGGTCCCGCGCGGGCGTGGTGAGCCTGCCACGTGACAGCTACGCGGAGATGCCGCCGCACACCGACCAGAACTCGGGCGACAAGCACCAGGCCCATCCGGCGAAGATCAACGCGGCCTACGCGGAGGGCGGCCCGCAGCTCACCGTGCGCACGGTCGAGCACATGACGAAGGTCAAGATCGACCACTACCTGGAGGTCGACTTCACCAGCTTCATGCGGACCGTGGACGTCCTCGGCGGGGTCGACGTCTGCACGACCAAGCCGCTGGCGGACTCGTACACGGGCCTTGACCTGCCCGCGGGCACCCACAGGCTCAACGGCGGCCAGGCGCTCCAGTACGTACGTTCCCGGCATGTCGACGGAGCGGCCGACCTCGGCAGGATGCAGCGCCAGCAGCGGTTCCTCGCGGCGCTCATCGCGAGGACGACCAGCAGCGGGGTCCTGCTGAACCCGGTGAAGTTCCGGGATGTGGCGGGCGCGCTCTTCGGCTCGGTACGGGCGGACAAAGGTTTCGGCACGGGCGAGATGCTGAACCTCGCCAAGGCGATGCACGGCTTCCGCCCCTCGTCGTCCGAGTTCACCTCGGTGCCGGTCGGGGACGTCAGCTATCCGGTGAAGGGCATCGGCGCGACCGTGAAGTGGGACACGGTGAAGTCCAGGCAGCTCTTCGACGCCCTGCGCGAGGACAGACCGCTCACCGCGCACCACGCGAAGCCGCGGACAAAGAAGGTCGCTGTGGCCCCGGACCAGATCCGCGTCCAGGTCGAGACCGGTACGGGCAAGGCGGGGCTCGGCGAGCGCGTCGACGCCGAGCTGCGCGCCACGGGCTTCGACACGACGGGCAGCCCCGGCGGGACGGAGGCGGCCCCGGAGAAGCGGACGACCGTCCTCTACGACCCGGACTGGGACCGCTCGGCCAAGTCCCTGGCCGCCGCGTTCCCCGGCAGCGAACTGCGCGAGGAACCGGGTCTTGGACCGACGCTGCGGGTGGTGGTCGGCACGGACTTCAAGCAGGTCACGAAGGTGCGAGCGGAGGAACCCGAGGCCTCGGCCGGGGGCAAGTACGGAGCGGTGACGGGCGACGAGGTGACGTGCCGGTAA
- a CDS encoding acyl-CoA thioesterase: MTDQARSAESEIPGKPTSASRTALSHIMTAVDTNLYGTGHGGVIMKLVDDAAGAVAGRHSGGPAVTASMDEMVFLEPVRIGDLVHVYAQCNWTGRTSMEIGVRVMAERWNESTPAQQVGSAYLVFAAVDAEGRTRPVPPVLPESAMDERRIQEAQIRRTHRLARRRAIKELRESRAAEGIRD, translated from the coding sequence ATGACAGACCAGGCCCGCAGCGCAGAATCGGAGATTCCGGGCAAGCCCACCTCGGCCTCCCGTACCGCTCTCTCGCACATCATGACCGCCGTCGACACCAACCTCTACGGCACGGGGCACGGTGGCGTGATCATGAAACTGGTCGACGACGCGGCCGGCGCCGTCGCGGGACGCCACTCGGGCGGGCCCGCCGTCACCGCCTCCATGGACGAGATGGTCTTCCTCGAACCGGTCAGGATCGGCGATCTGGTCCACGTCTACGCCCAGTGCAACTGGACGGGCCGCACCTCCATGGAGATCGGCGTCCGCGTCATGGCCGAGCGCTGGAACGAGTCGACCCCCGCCCAGCAGGTCGGCTCCGCCTACCTCGTCTTCGCCGCCGTCGACGCGGAGGGCAGGACCCGCCCCGTACCGCCGGTGCTGCCGGAGAGCGCCATGGACGAGCGGCGCATCCAGGAGGCCCAGATCCGGCGTACGCACCGGCTGGCGAGGCGCCGCGCGATCAAGGAGCTGCGCGAGTCACGCGCGGCGGAGGGCATACGGGACTGA
- a CDS encoding LCP family protein: MSDWHGGASRPDGQGNGAGRRGDGYGRGSGSTQPEGARVMPHVQRGRTPRPPAGPGGRQVPQQPSYGQDPGYDDGYGGQGGGYDSGYNTGQVYGSPGGGHGGPGGPGGPAGPRPARPAPNWGRRIKFGVLTLVVVVLVAGVGTYFWAGSKLRKEVDLSKVIDRPETGEGTNYLIVGSDSREGMSDEDKKRLHTGSAEGKRTDSMMILHVGDNGNTMVSLPRDSNVTIPKFRGSESGQIKGPYGANKLNAAYAMDGPQLLVRTIEYNTGLHIDHYAEIGFDGFASIVDAVGGVEMDIPKAFKDVKSGADFKSGKQTLDGEQALAFVRTRYAFAGSDLDRTKNQQKFLSALASQTATPSTVLNPFKLYPVMGAGLDTVIVDKDMGLFGLAKMFWAMKGITSGDGTSMNMPISGSTGGNLVWDEAKKKQLVDELKNDEKVTVTGN, translated from the coding sequence ATGAGCGATTGGCATGGGGGCGCCTCCCGCCCGGACGGGCAAGGGAACGGAGCCGGGCGGCGCGGCGACGGCTACGGGCGCGGCAGCGGCAGTACACAGCCGGAAGGTGCGCGCGTGATGCCGCATGTCCAGCGCGGTAGAACGCCCCGGCCCCCGGCGGGCCCCGGCGGGCGGCAGGTGCCGCAGCAGCCTTCGTACGGCCAGGATCCCGGTTACGACGACGGGTACGGCGGTCAGGGCGGCGGCTACGACAGCGGCTACAACACGGGCCAGGTCTACGGCTCGCCGGGTGGCGGCCACGGTGGCCCCGGCGGACCGGGCGGACCTGCTGGACCGCGTCCCGCCCGCCCTGCCCCGAACTGGGGCCGCCGTATCAAGTTCGGCGTGCTGACCCTCGTCGTGGTGGTCCTCGTCGCGGGCGTCGGCACCTACTTCTGGGCCGGCTCCAAGCTCCGCAAGGAGGTCGACCTGTCGAAGGTCATCGACAGGCCGGAGACCGGCGAGGGCACGAACTACCTGATCGTCGGCTCCGACAGCCGTGAGGGCATGTCGGACGAGGACAAGAAGCGGCTGCACACGGGTTCCGCCGAGGGCAAGCGCACCGACTCGATGATGATCCTGCACGTCGGCGACAACGGGAACACCATGGTGTCGCTGCCTCGCGACTCGAACGTGACCATCCCGAAGTTCCGTGGTTCCGAGTCGGGCCAGATCAAGGGCCCCTACGGCGCGAACAAGCTGAACGCCGCCTACGCGATGGACGGCCCGCAGCTCCTCGTCCGCACCATCGAGTACAACACCGGGCTGCACATCGATCACTACGCGGAGATCGGCTTCGACGGCTTCGCCAGCATCGTGGACGCGGTCGGCGGGGTCGAGATGGACATCCCGAAGGCGTTCAAGGATGTGAAGTCGGGCGCCGACTTCAAGTCGGGCAAGCAGACCCTCGACGGCGAGCAGGCCCTGGCCTTCGTCCGCACCAGGTACGCCTTCGCCGGCAGTGACCTGGACCGTACGAAGAACCAGCAGAAGTTCCTCTCCGCGCTGGCGAGCCAGACGGCGACCCCGTCGACGGTGCTGAACCCGTTCAAGCTGTATCCGGTGATGGGCGCGGGCCTGGACACCGTGATCGTGGACAAGGACATGGGTCTGTTCGGCCTCGCCAAGATGTTCTGGGCGATGAAGGGCATCACGAGCGGCGACGGCACGTCGATGAACATGCCGATCTCGGGCAGCACGGGCGGCAACCTGGTCTGGGACGAGGCGAAGAAGAAGCAGCTGGTGGATGAGTTGAAGAACGACGAGAAGGTGACGGTCACGGGGAACTGA
- a CDS encoding helix-turn-helix domain-containing protein — MAEPKSSADVPAHPLLEHSPPAAPRRPAPELPQGAPRAGVVHVRHRHTERFTVVGNHLAQHPRLSATAIGIGVYIQSLPDGASVTIKALTVRFLEGEVTIGRAIRELETAGYLVRRRVPLGGGRVATRTFFLDHPEAVVRASPRGDGAESKSASEPKSESESESKSKSAVRVPFPVAGPSQGVYPATPLMPKAVAVPPSVPASAPAPAPAPVPASASAPGPARTCVGDLPEFRTAPEPVPVPVSVSAPVPASAPVPSLPPTPPPSSVRTKRIATEPAPVPEGPAPKGPAPESPALEGPAADLLARLRIADDRLLLSEEDVHRLAPVVETWLTRAATPEQITRKLTTGLPIAATPIPHPARFLEHRLTALRPPPLPAAPLRTTTGYAPLPRLPLITCDDCDRAFRSDDPKARCRDCKERRRRREAEGIHTAA; from the coding sequence ATGGCTGAACCGAAGTCTAGTGCTGACGTGCCCGCGCACCCCTTGCTGGAGCACTCGCCGCCCGCCGCTCCCCGGCGCCCGGCTCCAGAGCTTCCGCAGGGCGCGCCTCGCGCCGGAGTCGTCCACGTACGCCACCGTCACACCGAGCGCTTCACCGTCGTCGGCAATCACCTGGCCCAACACCCGCGCCTCTCGGCCACGGCGATCGGCATCGGCGTATACATCCAGTCCCTGCCGGACGGCGCCTCGGTCACCATCAAGGCGCTGACCGTGCGCTTCCTGGAGGGTGAGGTGACGATCGGCAGGGCCATAAGGGAATTGGAGACGGCCGGATACCTGGTCCGCCGCAGGGTGCCGCTCGGGGGCGGACGCGTCGCCACGCGCACGTTCTTCCTCGACCACCCGGAAGCGGTCGTACGAGCGTCGCCGCGAGGCGACGGGGCGGAGTCGAAGTCGGCGTCGGAGCCGAAGTCGGAGTCGGAGTCGGAGTCGAAGTCGAAGTCGGCAGTCCGTGTTCCGTTCCCGGTGGCTGGTCCGTCCCAGGGCGTCTACCCAGCAACTCCACTGATGCCGAAAGCTGTTGCTGTGCCACCCTCAGTCCCTGCTTCCGCTCCCGCTCCCGCTCCCGCTCCCGTTCCTGCTTCCGCTTCCGCTCCTGGCCCCGCGCGCACCTGTGTCGGGGATCTGCCCGAGTTCCGTACCGCGCCGGAGCCGGTGCCGGTGCCGGTGTCAGTGTCAGCACCGGTACCAGCGTCAGCGCCGGTGCCATCGCTGCCCCCGACCCCGCCCCCGTCTTCCGTACGTACGAAGCGCATCGCCACCGAGCCCGCCCCTGTGCCCGAAGGCCCGGCGCCCAAAGGCCCGGCGCCCGAAAGCCCGGCGCTCGAAGGTCCGGCCGCCGACCTGCTCGCCCGTCTACGGATCGCGGACGACCGGCTGCTGCTGTCGGAGGAGGACGTGCACCGACTCGCGCCCGTCGTCGAAACCTGGCTGACCCGCGCGGCGACCCCGGAGCAGATCACCCGCAAACTCACCACGGGCCTGCCCATCGCAGCCACCCCCATTCCCCACCCGGCACGCTTCCTCGAACACCGTCTGACCGCCCTCCGCCCACCCCCACTCCCCGCAGCACCCCTCCGCACGACGACGGGGTACGCCCCACTCCCACGGCTGCCACTGATCACCTGCGACGACTGCGACCGCGCGTTCCGATCGGACGACCCCAAAGCGCGCTGCCGCGACTGCAAGGAACGCCGTCGCCGCCGCGAGGCCGAAGGAATCCACACGGCAGCCTGA
- a CDS encoding DUF6879 family protein yields MSQSLAEFADLLRQCEHSAVHLETRDAYAVPGEHPAFDAWLAGERQDWNDRSSWWRDDWHGLIQRTTARGVAVRRARVVGEPVSDYIRWEHYVTYGNAACGEEVRWLPRRQASELLLPGNDFWLFDGKLAQFNVFDGDGRWTHTDFTEDAGVAARCADMFEAVWEQAVPHDKYNV; encoded by the coding sequence GTGTCGCAGAGTCTGGCTGAGTTCGCCGATCTGCTCAGGCAGTGTGAACACTCAGCAGTGCACCTTGAGACCCGCGACGCATACGCCGTCCCTGGGGAACACCCTGCCTTCGACGCTTGGCTGGCGGGGGAACGGCAGGATTGGAACGACCGTTCGTCGTGGTGGCGTGATGACTGGCACGGGCTCATCCAACGCACGACCGCCCGAGGTGTGGCGGTGCGTCGCGCGCGGGTGGTCGGTGAGCCTGTCTCGGACTACATCAGGTGGGAGCACTACGTCACGTATGGCAATGCCGCTTGTGGGGAGGAAGTCCGCTGGCTCCCCCGTCGACAGGCATCCGAACTGCTGTTGCCAGGGAACGACTTCTGGCTTTTCGATGGCAAGCTGGCACAGTTCAACGTCTTTGACGGTGACGGCCGTTGGACACACACGGACTTCACAGAGGACGCGGGCGTGGCGGCGCGATGCGCTGACATGTTCGAGGCGGTTTGGGAGCAAGCCGTCCCGCACGACAAGTACAACGTCTAA
- a CDS encoding DUF5753 domain-containing protein gives MTSPLSTAEEAHKAVADRLTRIMEDADLSGARLAALCGWDRSKAHRIIHRKTIPKSVDIRAWCAACGRPEEAEALIETTRTAKILYVQWSQYLKGGLSKAQRSTIYQETRSFRVYSCGVLPGMLQTEAYARGILRTIRRFRSLPDDVEDAVRARLERSDATLQGNQVSVLVEESALYMPMTEHPEHAKQLEHFLSVIGRPNLSFGIIPHMSLRPVWPLESFYAFDDREIQVETLTAMVRVTNRAEVDVYLNAFAQMSRAAVYGSKAKALIRKALDTTEE, from the coding sequence ATGACCTCACCTCTGTCTACGGCCGAAGAGGCCCATAAGGCAGTCGCCGACCGGCTTACTCGCATAATGGAAGACGCCGATCTGTCGGGGGCCCGGCTGGCCGCCCTGTGCGGCTGGGACCGTTCCAAGGCACACCGGATCATCCACCGGAAGACGATCCCGAAGTCCGTCGACATTCGCGCATGGTGCGCGGCTTGCGGAAGGCCCGAAGAGGCTGAAGCACTGATAGAGACCACGCGCACGGCCAAGATTCTTTACGTCCAGTGGTCCCAATACCTGAAGGGTGGACTCAGCAAGGCCCAACGCAGCACCATCTACCAGGAGACACGTTCCTTCCGGGTGTACAGCTGCGGGGTCCTTCCTGGAATGCTTCAAACGGAAGCGTACGCACGGGGTATTCTCCGTACGATCCGTCGCTTCAGGAGTCTTCCCGACGACGTTGAGGATGCTGTACGGGCGCGTCTGGAACGCTCTGACGCCACTCTCCAAGGCAACCAAGTGTCCGTTCTTGTCGAGGAGTCGGCCCTGTATATGCCGATGACCGAACACCCGGAGCACGCGAAGCAACTGGAACACTTCCTGTCCGTCATTGGGCGTCCCAACCTGTCTTTCGGGATCATTCCCCACATGTCACTCCGCCCGGTATGGCCCCTGGAGTCCTTCTACGCATTCGATGATCGCGAAATTCAGGTAGAAACCCTGACGGCGATGGTCCGAGTGACGAACCGGGCAGAGGTCGACGTGTATCTGAACGCGTTCGCTCAGATGTCGCGCGCCGCTGTGTACGGCTCGAAGGCCAAAGCCCTGATCAGGAAGGCCCTCGACACCACCGAGGAGTGA